Proteins from a single region of Sphingomonas morindae:
- a CDS encoding acid phosphatase has product MRRLLLVAAATMLVAAKHAPDGPLLLGPATLDPALLLPPAPRDDSAAGRAELAMLHQIDRTRTPEEIAHAKADGETKNVTIFAAVMGPGFDPERLPATKALFHTVREEEKAAVDRAKDHFRRNRPWITDSTLHPCSTNDEPQSSYPSGHTSMGYAMAAILARLEPSKAPAILARAADYAHSRLVCEVHFPGDIAAGQAYGMMIAERLMAQPAFRASFQAAQAELRAAGL; this is encoded by the coding sequence ATGCGTCGCCTCCTGCTCGTCGCCGCGGCCACGATGCTGGTCGCGGCGAAGCATGCACCGGACGGGCCGCTGCTGCTCGGCCCCGCCACGCTCGATCCGGCCTTGCTGCTGCCGCCCGCGCCGCGCGACGACAGCGCGGCCGGCCGCGCGGAGCTGGCCATGCTCCACCAGATCGACCGGACCCGCACGCCGGAGGAGATCGCGCACGCGAAGGCGGATGGCGAGACCAAGAATGTCACCATCTTCGCCGCGGTGATGGGGCCGGGCTTCGATCCCGAGCGGCTGCCCGCGACCAAGGCGCTGTTCCACACGGTGCGCGAGGAGGAGAAGGCGGCGGTCGACCGCGCCAAGGATCATTTCCGGCGCAACCGGCCGTGGATCACCGATAGCACCCTCCATCCCTGTTCCACCAACGACGAGCCGCAGAGCAGCTATCCGAGCGGCCATACCTCGATGGGCTATGCGATGGCGGCGATCCTGGCCCGTCTCGAACCTTCCAAAGCGCCCGCGATCCTGGCGCGCGCCGCCGATTATGCGCACAGCCGGCTCGTCTGCGAGGTGCATTTCCCCGGCGATATCGCGGCGGGGCAGGCCTATGGTATGATGATCGCCGAGCGGCTGATGGCGCAGCCCGCCTTCCGCGCCTCCTTCCAGGCCGCGCAGGCCGAACTGCGCGCCGCGGGCCTCTAA
- a CDS encoding TonB-dependent receptor, translated as MTAFTGQRPVRLFASALAMAVALSSAAHAADAPPAAPDNGIAEGSDILVTATKANQIAPVTASLQETQPASIVSRSFIEDSLPASADFNQIALIAPSVSNSGATNGVGLNESKTQIRGFQDGEYNITYDGVPFGDTNDPTHHSNTFFPSNTIETLVVDRGPGNASQLGQATFGGNINMFSRETRADPSLELKGNYGSFNTYLLRGVAQSGAINQLGGAEFALSGQYIKTDGRLTYSGYNQKNIFGKAVVPIGSSVKLTLLSTYNKNHFNQPDKDGSTLQEVAAFGKNYSLNNDPTNLSYYKYNVTTKTTDFEIAKLDAEIAPNSVFTNTAYTYYYDNETLSGANATTLPTGVVNPTGVVLADGKTKAPGVPGYTKTNKYRVWGDIPKIRLDFGFGALTAGIWLEHSDTFRQQTDVNLLSGAFNYSEKVVTNPVTKAKTPQYVKFNQNSQGNHSEEFVELDLRPIEGLTITPGFKHVDFERKVDALYNQTTRYAENFGHDYRKNLPFATINYAVTPQVSVYGEYAKGFLAPSLTVLYVASPNNSTVKPQTSTNYQAGAVFHGSRLSLDADAYYIDFNNKFQSQTVTLADGTTDTAWYNQGGVIYKGVEGQATYVLGHGFALFANGSLNYAKEKTTHIQVANAPKGTAAGGILYKAGPIRFSLIDKWTGPQYAIAETFNPATGLNSLDRQVKISSYNTAIVAASYEWRNLRVGVQVTDLFNSTKITNLGLSGAGPTATSLNANADQLYFQPGRQISGDITVRF; from the coding sequence ATGACGGCCTTTACCGGGCAGCGGCCCGTCCGCCTCTTCGCGTCCGCGCTCGCCATGGCGGTTGCGCTCTCCAGCGCGGCGCACGCCGCCGACGCGCCGCCCGCGGCGCCGGACAATGGCATCGCCGAGGGTTCGGATATTCTGGTGACCGCGACCAAGGCGAACCAGATCGCCCCCGTCACCGCCTCGCTTCAGGAAACGCAGCCGGCCTCGATCGTGTCGCGCTCCTTCATCGAGGATTCGCTGCCCGCCAGCGCGGACTTCAACCAGATCGCGCTGATCGCGCCCTCGGTGAGCAATTCGGGGGCGACGAACGGCGTCGGCCTCAACGAATCCAAGACGCAGATCCGCGGCTTCCAGGACGGCGAATACAACATCACCTATGATGGCGTGCCGTTCGGCGACACCAACGATCCGACGCACCATTCCAACACCTTCTTTCCCTCGAACACGATCGAGACGCTGGTGGTGGATCGCGGCCCCGGCAATGCCAGCCAGCTCGGCCAGGCGACGTTCGGCGGCAACATCAACATGTTCTCGCGCGAAACGCGCGCCGATCCGTCGCTGGAGCTGAAGGGCAATTACGGCAGCTTCAACACCTATCTGCTCCGCGGCGTCGCCCAGTCCGGCGCGATCAACCAGCTGGGTGGTGCCGAATTCGCCCTGTCCGGCCAGTATATCAAGACGGATGGGCGGCTGACCTATTCGGGCTACAACCAGAAGAATATCTTCGGCAAGGCGGTGGTCCCCATCGGATCGAGCGTCAAGCTCACGCTATTGTCCACCTACAACAAGAACCATTTCAACCAGCCCGATAAGGATGGCTCGACCCTGCAGGAGGTCGCGGCGTTCGGCAAGAACTACAGCCTGAACAACGATCCGACGAACCTCAGCTACTATAAATACAACGTCACCACCAAAACGACCGATTTCGAGATCGCCAAGCTGGATGCGGAGATCGCACCCAATTCGGTCTTCACCAATACGGCCTATACCTATTATTACGACAATGAGACGCTGAGCGGCGCCAATGCCACGACGCTGCCGACCGGGGTGGTGAACCCGACCGGCGTCGTCCTCGCCGACGGCAAGACCAAGGCGCCCGGCGTGCCCGGCTACACCAAGACCAACAAATATCGCGTCTGGGGCGACATTCCGAAGATCCGGCTGGACTTCGGCTTCGGCGCGCTGACCGCCGGCATCTGGCTGGAGCATAGCGATACCTTTCGCCAGCAGACCGACGTGAACCTGCTCAGCGGCGCGTTCAACTATTCGGAGAAGGTCGTCACCAACCCGGTGACCAAGGCCAAGACGCCGCAATATGTCAAGTTCAACCAGAATTCGCAGGGCAACCACAGCGAGGAATTTGTGGAGCTTGATCTGCGCCCGATCGAGGGCCTGACGATCACGCCCGGCTTCAAGCATGTCGATTTCGAGCGCAAGGTGGATGCGCTCTACAACCAGACGACGCGCTACGCCGAGAATTTCGGGCACGACTACCGGAAGAACCTGCCGTTCGCGACGATCAACTATGCGGTGACGCCGCAGGTCTCGGTCTATGGCGAATATGCCAAGGGCTTCCTCGCGCCGTCGCTGACCGTGCTCTACGTCGCCAGCCCCAACAATTCCACGGTGAAGCCGCAGACCTCGACCAACTACCAGGCCGGCGCGGTCTTCCACGGCTCGCGCCTCAGCCTCGATGCCGATGCCTATTACATCGACTTCAACAACAAGTTCCAGAGCCAGACGGTGACGCTGGCCGACGGCACCACCGACACCGCCTGGTACAATCAGGGTGGCGTCATCTACAAGGGCGTGGAGGGGCAGGCGACCTATGTCCTCGGGCACGGCTTTGCCCTGTTCGCCAATGGCTCGCTCAATTACGCCAAGGAAAAGACCACGCATATCCAGGTCGCCAACGCGCCCAAGGGCACGGCGGCCGGCGGCATCCTCTACAAGGCCGGCCCGATCCGCTTCTCGCTGATCGATAAGTGGACGGGGCCGCAATATGCGATCGCCGAGACCTTCAATCCGGCGACCGGGCTCAACTCTCTGGATCGGCAGGTCAAGATCTCTTCGTACAATACCGCGATCGTGGCGGCGAGCTATGAGTGGCGCAACCTGCGTGTCGGCGTGCAGGTGACGGACCTGTTCAACTCGACCAAGATCACCAATCTCGGCCTCTCCGGGGCGGGCCCGACGGCGACCAGCCTGAACGCCAATGCCGATCAGCTCTATTTCCAGCCCGGCCGCCAGATCAGCGGCGACATCACGGTGCGCTTCTGA